In the Populus trichocarpa isolate Nisqually-1 chromosome 1, P.trichocarpa_v4.1, whole genome shotgun sequence genome, one interval contains:
- the LOC112326160 gene encoding feruloyl CoA ortho-hydroxylase F6H1-3: MAPTLAVSFNDSSDITDFVLNKGNGVKGLSEMGLESLPKQYIQPLEERMCGTKIMSHESIPIIDMSKWDDPKVAEAICEAAEKWGFFQIINHGVPIEVLENVKEATHQFFRLPAEEKRKYLKEFSPSNNVRFGTSFSPEAEKALEWKDYLSLFYVSEDEASALWPAVCKDQVLEYMKRSETVIRKLLDVLMKNLNVTEIDETKESLLMGSKRTNLNYYPICPNPELTVGVGRHSDVSTLTFLLQDDIGGLYVRGNNDSWIHVPPVSCSIVINVGDALQIMSNGRYKSIEHRVIANGSNNRISVPIFINPMPSDKISPFPEVLAGGEKAVYKEVLYSDYVKHFFRKAHDGKKTIDLAKI; encoded by the exons ATGGCTCCAACACTTGCAGTGTCATTCAATGACTCCTCAGATATCACTGATTTTGTCCTGAACAAAGGCAATGGAGTAAAGGGTCTCTCCGAGATGGGCCTCGAAAGCCTCCCCAAGCAATATATCCAGCCCCTTGAGGAAAGAATGTGTGGTACCAAAATCATGTCCCATGAATCCATTCCCATCATTGACATGTCAAAATGGGATGACCCTAAAGTTGCTGAAGCAATCTGTGAGGCTGCAGAGAAATGGGGATTCTTCCAGATTATTAACCATGGAGTTCCCATTGAAGTACTTGAGAATGTTAAGGAAGCAACTCATCAGTTCTTCAGATTACCAGCAGAGGAAAAGAGGAAGTATTTAAAAGAGTTTTCTCCTTCTAACAACGTGCGGTTTGGCACAAGCTTTAGTCCTGAAGCTGAGAAGGCTTTAGAGTGGAAAGATTACCTTAGTCTCTTTTATGTCTCCGAGGATGAGGCTTCTGCATTGTGGCCTGCGGTTtgcaa GGATCAAGTGCTGGAGTACATGAAGAGATCAGAAACTGTTATCAGAAAGCTACTGGATGTGCTAATGAAGAATCTGAATGTGACTGAGATCGATGAGACAAAAGAATCCCTCTTAATGGGGTCTAAAAGGACTAACCTTAACTACTATCCGATTTGTCCAAACCCTGAGCTCACTGTAGGAGTTGGCCGCCACTCGGATGTCTCAACACTCACTTTCCTCCTCCAAGATGACATCGGTGGACTTTACGTGCGAGGGAACAATGATAGCTGGATTCATGTTCCTCCTGTTAGCTGCTCCATTGTGATCAATGTTGGAGATGCATTACAAATAATGAGCAATGGTCGATACAAGAGCATCGAGCACCGTGTTATTGCTAACGGAAGTAATAACAGGATTTCAGTTCCCATTTTCATCAACCCCATGCCATCAGACAAAATCTCTCCTTTCCCTGAAGTGCTGGCCGGTGGCGAGAAGGCCGTGTATAAGGAAGTTCTGTACTCGGATTACGTCAAGCATTTCTTCCGAAAAGCACATGATGGGAAGAAAACAATCGATTTGGCAAAGATATaa